The Xiphophorus couchianus chromosome 22, X_couchianus-1.0, whole genome shotgun sequence genome includes the window caacaaaacagttcaaagtgctttacgtcataaaaacacaaaaatacaaagtcataaaagacactttacagtcaacaactgagaaaaccagtaaacattttgttgagtgccatcatcaaaatcaccaatacacatcagattattgattaatgtgtcattgattatgtttcaaaagcaattctgaacagctgggtttttagccttgatttaaaggcactcagtgttttggctgtcttacaattttctgaaagtttgttccagatttgtggtgcatagaagctgaatgctgcttctccatgtttggttctggatgcagagcagaaccagaaccaggagacctgagaggtctggaaggttgatccaacaacagcagatctttaatgtattgtggtgctaggccgctcagtgatttataaactaacagaagtattttaaagtctattctctgactGTAAAACCCTTTGAATGTTTTGTAGGACTAGAAGAAAATTCTATATAAACTCAGCCAATTTAAATGTCATGTAAAGTTGCAAAAGTAGGTGTTTAACTCCTGTGTTTCAAAGTTTCTAGTGCCAATCAAAGATTGACTCCATTCAATGGTTGTAActaccaaatattttagttttagttgactgatttattttgacTATTAAAggtttaatcaaataaaacaaaattggcAAATTCtggagatttttcatttaagcctttttaagaCAATATTAGAAATTGGTTAAAAGATGCAGATAACCAAATTCAGGTCCttttttaaactaacaaaataacatcTCATTGCCTGACATTCAATAACACCATTCCTTGAGTGAACTCTTGATCATtcgtagcaaaggatgcatctgcagtgATAAAAATagttctaacatcaacatgtgaaaagctcaggcCTTTCTGTTGGACTCGATATCAGTAGAGTGAAGGGCAGATCTGTTTAACTTTTTGATTATCAGATGAATAATTGAATTGGACTTAAAATAGTTGGTCAGCATTTCagatattgaaaacaaaaatgaatcaataattattgatatcggCCGATATGAATCGCTTTTATCGTGATGCATTTTTCAGCCGTATCGTCCAGTCCTGCATATGCCATATACTCAAACTCTATTGATTTGTTTggttaatatattttttcttggaAGTATCTTCTGATGGGTTCCTGTTCCCTCCCTGAGTCTCTGTGGTCTGGATCCTCTAGGCGTTATTCGTGTTCATGGCACTGTCGTTCGCCCGAGATGAAATCATCTGGCTTCTACGACACGCAGACAACATCCAGAAGAAAAGCACCGATGATTTCATAGACAAGTATGCACACTGAttaaccatacacacacacacgcacacacacatagttTGCTCTCTTTACAGCTGGttagctgctgtttttcttcctggcCTGATGAGTTTCGGTGTATTTTTCAGACACATTGCAGAGCTAATCTTCTACATGGAGGAGCTCAGAGCTCACGTCAGGAAGTACGGCCCCGTGATGCAGCGATACTACGTCCAGTACCTGTCTGGGTTCGACGCTGTGGTTCTCAATGAGATGGTGCAGGTAGGTAGAACATTTTGGCTGATAACTAGCTGCTTCCTTATATTCACATGTTTAGCGGTCAGTCAGTGTTTTCTGGTAAACATTTGTTCTTACTTCAGTTCTCTCTGGGTTTTAttaaacagaacctgtctgTTTGTCCAGAGGATGAATCTATAATCATGTCTTCATTTGTTAACACCATGACCTCTCTGAGCGTCAAACAAGGTAAGATAGTGAAGTCATCTACTTGAATGTGAGCTTATAAGAGTCATATATGATGCACTACCAACACTATAGATGAGCAATATAAATATAAGTAATCGTGATAAATTGATATATTACAATTCCAATAAAATtgacaaatgtttttagaaattcATTGCTATCTTTAATTGGCaacagattttgtgtttatgacttTTTTGATGTTGGTTTACAAAAGGTCCCACAAGCACAAAATACCACTCTTAAAAATAAGACTAACACATTATGGTTGGAACCATAAGATAATCGAGGTCTGTGCTTTCATTTGCCACATcatctttgaaatgttttaaaaggttttttgagtcacttaaatgagtttttaaatgtcttctgtacattagaaaacaatgaaaaatctCCTCTACAAACTAAGTCTGGTGTTATTTTTAGTTGACAATTTCTACAACTGTTTAACAGAGCTCGGCTTTTAAAGGGATGTTGGGTCTATTTTTGAGTAAATAACTGTTTGTTGCCTTCCAGTGGAAGATGGAGACGTGTTTGACTTCAGGGGAATGAGACTGGACTGGTTCAGACTGCAGGTAAAAACAGCCCAGAGAAGACTTTTCTACTTTGGGTTTgggatttgtttctgtttgctttgctgggccttttacacattttgttttattcacttCCTGCCTCTCTCCCCTCCCAGGCGTACACCAGTGTTTCTAAAGCTAGCCTCGGTATAGCCGACCACAAGGAGCTTGGCAAGATGATGAACACCATCATCTTCCACACCAAGATGGTCGACTCTCTGGTGGAGATGTTGGTGGAGACGTCAGACTTATCCATCTTCTGGTGAGTAATCCAAACCTGACCAAAAGTGCTTttgatgattaaaaatattttacttataaccatcccttacttttaaaaaaatatatattattatgtGTGCAGTTTCTACAGCCGCgcatttgaaaaaatgttcCAGCAGTGCTTGGAGCTTCCCTCCCAAAGCCGCCACTCCATCTGCTTTCCTCTGCTCTGCGCACACTTCATGTCCTGCACACATGAGCTCTGTCCTGAAGAGGTGAGAGAGCTGACAACCTGGGGTTTattggtgaaaatgtttaaaaatgatcattttatgAGAGCCGCAGCCACACCTTCTTGgagttttatttgtagaaattaGGCATGCACCAATccacttttttctcttccaaTGCCACTAATGGTTTAGTATCAGCTGACACCAGTCTggtacagaaaaacagctgaattgaattaaaacacagacataaatgaactgagttacaaatttatttgacaacTCTGCTTCAGTACAGAACACctaaatacaccaacagcttcacaagcttggtcaaacatgtaaaaacagcGACTTTAATTTGTTTGGTGAGAGCAATTAGCAGTATAAgagcaatataaaataaataatgatgttgatgatgatgtttctcagagcacaaagcatagaatttcTTCATAGATCTGTCCTTATGGAGCAGATAAATGATCTagaatttttataaatatcagGAGTGATACAGATATTAGTATCAGTTCGGTTAATGTCTAGTAAAAATAGTTGGAAACAATTCACCTGAGCATGTTCagctactttgttttgttctgctaCATAAAACGAGAATATTGTTTCTGTAATGAGAAAAGCTAGATTAAAAAGGCTTAGCAGGGATGCACACCTTTGCATAGTAGAAATCAACCTGCTTTTTCATGAACTTCAGGTAATAGTTTGTCATCTTTTTCCAGCGTCACCACATTGGGGACCGAAGCCTGTCGTTATGCAACATGTTCCTGGATGAGATGGCCAAGCAGGCCAGAAACCTGATCACCGACATCTGCACAGAGCAGTGTACGCTCAGCGACCAGGTGAGAACACTTCAGCCACTgcagaaatacttttatttactGTCTTTCCCAAAGAGCGATAAGATCAGTGGCAACCTCAGCATCTAATAATTTAACCTGCAGCGGTTTATAGGCCTGAAAGAGGAAGCTGTTGCTCTCAGTGCAATTTAATGGTTCCAAAATCACGACACAGAGTTGATTATTAAACCTTGACTGACTCATTTGCACCAAATAACCAGATCTGACAGATGCAGTTTTCCAATATAAATGATAGCAAAGCTACCATTACCGTTACCATTTGCAggttcttttgtgttttatcataTGTTTAGTGGTAAATGTTAGCCTTCAGTCATGATGACTTGCACTTTTTTCTGGTTTATAGAAACTTCACAGCACAAAGGTATATACAGGAAATATCAGAACTAAGCTTCCCCTTATGTAGTGAAGCTtgtttttcctactttttttctgcatcagttAGTTATAAAACTGCATTGTTTGATATTCCATTGAGTCACTTAAAATGATTTCATGTTGGCTACATCAGTGTACAGTAACAACAGCGGTGGGTACACTACTACTAATGCACTTATAGCTTTAGTcatgctttagcattagcttctgtaTTTAGCAGAATGCTAATGCTTGACTAGGTATACTGTAATGCCCCTTTCTCTATTTAGCAGAAATACAGAAAGGGGTTAGGgctagttagcattagcatagctAATGTTTGTGATTACCTTTTTAAGATTAGTGTAACTAATATTATAGCTAGCAGCGCTAGCTAAAAGCACTGCTAGCTTTTAGCTAGCAGCTTTTGCACTGCAATTGCAGTGGTCACTGCAATTGCAAAGCAGGCAATTGTATTtctcaacattttaaagtgagGATTGTCTGAATTTCTAACGTCTGTCAGTTTTAATCAGGCCTGTTTGGCCTTCCGGTTCTGAAGCAGATGGTGTATTAATATTGAAGTGGCAACATTTCAAGCAAAGCACCAGTAATGTCATGTCTGGTTTTTGACTCTTTGTTCCTTTTCTTCCATCAGCTGCTGCCCAAACACTGCGCTAAAACCATCAGCCAGGCTGTGAACAAGAAGAGCAAGAAGGCAACAGGCAAGAAGGGGGAGCCGGAGAGGGAAAAACCCGGAGTGGAGAGTATGAGGAAGAACCGGCTAATGGTCACCAAGTCAGTACCAAATCCAGCTACTGTCCATCTACCGGACTATCttgctttttatgttatttatagtCCAGTCATTTTATTGTGTTACGCTTTGGCCAATAAGCctttaatttgactttaataTACTCAATAATGATTGTTCTTGACTTCCTGCTTTTCCTTATTTTTCCAGTCTGGATAAACTCCATACAGCTCTATCAGAGCTCTGCTTCTCCATCAACTACGTCCCCAACCTGGTGGTGTGGGAGCACACGTTCACACCCAGGGAGTACCTCACCTCGCACCTGGAGATCCGATTCACAAAGTAAAActgctacacacacacgcccacacacacacacacacacacacacagcaaaccGTAAAGAAATTGTTACTTTTGTCCAGTTTAGAGTTTCTGAGCCTGCAGCATGTTTACAAAGTCTAAATACAGTCAAGAAAAGCAACTCTATATGGTTTTAAGTTTAATTGCAGCCTTAGATGGATTAAAACTGAAGCTAAATGCTGATGTTGAAGCAAAATGTTGACATTCGTGTGTGTGAACACTGTTGCTGCCAATACATCTGGGAGAGCTTATAAGGTTACTTCCAAACCCCCAAAAAAGTCCATCATTCAGCGTTAGAGAGAGGGTTTTTACAACTGGAAATATTTGCCCCTGGATGGATGAAATTTTTGCTGccaacttaaaataataataaaaataagtaataataatatgcaTAATTAGGATGAAGCTTTAGTCttataaaatcattttctacAAAAGTCGTATTCTATGAAGGGTTGAAAGGAACAGAATTAAATGAATACAAAcataattgaattatttattaaatggaCCAAGAAATACATAAACGTTTAATCACTTCATGATTCCTGTTGCTGCAGGAATCTTGCATGTCTAGAGGCAGAGCTAACACTGATCTGTTGAACTCCACCAGTTCAGCCTCgttcttttataaaatatgtcatGGCTGCCAtgattttcactttcttttaaataattatttaattaaacaggtatttatttcatgttgcaTTTGATTAATGATTTAATGATGTATCTATTTGTCACTTTTAAGCCTACATGTAAATCTAATGAGACTTCAATGAAAATGTTCCAGTGTTTTATGATGTTTAGTGCTAGAAAAAATTCAGTAGCTGgtaaaaacatgaatttctACATGATTAATAAAGACGTGTGAATGATTGATTGCTTATTATATCGCTTGAAAGAAAGCAAGAGAGAGAACAgaataaatgttgcaataaaGCGTCATTTTGACCTCTGACCAATCCACCTGTCTGTTCTGCCTGCAGGTCTATAGTTGGGATGACCATGTACAACCAGGCCACTCAGGAGATCGCCAAGCCCAGCGAGCTGCTGACCAGCGTCCGGGCTTACATGACGGTGCTGCAGTCCATAGAGAATTACGTCACCATCGACATCACCCGAGTTTTCAACAATGTCCTCCTGCAGCAAACACAGCACCTGGACAGCCATGGGGAGCCCACCATCACCAGCTTATACACAAACTGGTGTGTTGGATTACAGATCAGAGTCAGTTTAGCAACCTTAAGTCAGCAATATGTCAGGCTGTAACTCCCACCTCCATCAGGATCCCAAACTTTTAAAGTGGACATGTCATGGTTTAAATCCTTCCTTTTCACATGTAAATCATTTTCTCATGGTCTATATAAAGTAGAACTGCAATACTTTGGTCTGAAATCTGCAGACCCCTCATTTACCTGTTCTGAGGTGAATTTTAGAGCAACTCGTTTTGCTGTGGTCTTTATTAATGTGAATGAGACATTTTACGCCCCTCTAGCTCACACAGTGTTCCACTCCACTCCATTCGGccatttttgtaatttgataGCAGCGATACGACTATCTActggaagaaaaactttttactCCCAAGTTTATTAAAGAAGTCAACAATTAAGAGTCTGATCCAGAGCAGGAGAGTGAAGACGACGATCCTGCGGAACCATGCTTCCCAGTAGTGTTATCAATGTATTTACACCCTCACCACCCATACCAAATACCTGGAGCATGTCAGAtacttattaaaatattaatgctaCCACAATATGAATGAAGTAAACAAAGCCTCAACAAAATTAAGGGCAAAATTGCtgcaaggagaaaaaaaatagcgaATTCACAAAACTGATTATCCAGAAGTTATGACCTTGTTTAACAGTTCCACAGCAAATACAGTGAtagagaagaaaacatggagaaaaataaagaaactgaaacataaaacctaaaaagaatataaagataTCTACGTAGCACCGTGAGAGAATACATTTAAATTCTTTGCACTATTAGACactcaaaatacacaaaaaatgtacCAAATGGTGGTGGCAAATCCTTTTTCCCTGCTTGTTGTCAAGGTTACATCTCAGCAAATTAtgatggagtattagggccatactaagaaaatttaaaaaaattaaactacaGGAATAAAATCATAGTATTACAAATACAACTTCATTATTAGTTGTAATACTATGACTtcattctggtaatattatgactttattcttgtattattttgacttcatTTACGTATTCTTAtaattttaatcttgttttattaCGACTCAATTATGATATTTTCAATACTATCATATTGTTCTGGCATTATTTTAGTACAACAATGCTCATAATACTATAACTTTGttctcttcattttatttttgatttttttgtacgTCCCAGTAAATCAACATAGTTttatactttattattattctgtttaagTGAAGCGAGTACTGAACTTCTGTTCTGTGTCCATGCAGGTACTTGGAAACTTTGCTCCGTCAGGTCAGTAACGGACACATCGCCTACTTCCCCGCCATGAAGGCCTTCGTCAACCTGCCTACCGAGAACGAACTGACGTTCAATGCCGAGGAATACTCTGACATCTCTGGTACCCTCATGCTTTCCATCTAATGTCTGGCTGTTTTGTGTTCTTCATGTGTTCATACTTAGGGAAGAGGTTTAAGCATGAATGGGAATGAACTcgtatgttttttattgtgtttttcagagatgCGTTCCCTCTCGGAGTTGTTGGGGCCGTACGGGATGAAGTTTCTCAGCGAGAGTCTGATGTGGCACATCTCATCACAGGTTGCCGAGCTAAAGgtaataaaaatcacagaagCTACTTTTCAagattttaatatatttgtttcaGACATACAGCAATTTTAAACCCACATTATGTCTCTGAATGTTAAGTGAGGTATCCCATGTAGGTTACTTTGAACTTTAGGAAGTTGCCATTTTCCTACTCTATGAtcatcattcattcataaaGAATGATTATCAGTTGAATTGAGGAATCTCCTTGTTGAGATTATTTTGCGCTCAATACTGACCAACCCTAAACAGCTTCAAATAGTCTCCTTTAAAAACCATGCCACTCATTTCCTTCCTTCAGTTACTTTTTTAACTGgacatgtcatgtttttaaatccttcattttcacatttaaatcattcatttatgatatTAGAAAGTGGAACTACAATTCTTTGGAAATCAACATCCTAATCAGAAGCTGGGTTCAGTCAGGGACTCAAAACCCATcatgtaaaaaggttttgatcCAGTACATCCTTATAAAACCTGTTGTTATTCTGTCTCTCTTATCTTGTTTGTAGAAACTGGTGGTGGAAAACATGGAGGTGTTGACGCAGATGAGGACGAGCTTTGACAAACCGGACCACATGGCTGCGCTCTTCAAGAAACTCACTTGTAAGCACAGACACATGAAAGATGTTAACATGTGAGCAGTCATGTTATCTGTGCAGTCATCCAAGATGACTGCTGTGGTTTCCACTCGTCATATTTACTAAAGAAATGTTGGATTTATAGTTTATGCAAATATGAACACAGCGGTTGTTGATTTGCTAATTCAAACAGCCACTTTACTGATGATCTGTTGTAGAGTTTGATGTGTAGATCCCCCTTTTTAATTGAATCAAAACaccaaattccacagcacacctacatgttaaggttgtcaaagtcaagctagcataaatAACCTACTTCTCTCCCCCTCgcaatttcttttaaaatgaaaacttttcactGACCTGTGAGATGTGATACCCttggaccttgttatctagttgtggtagtgttgacaattaagAGCAAAGCATCCTTTTGTCTTTATATATCACTTAAGATTCAGTGCTACAACTAAAACCAAGAGTAATCATTGTCAGTGAGCAGTTTTTTGCCCATCATCTTGATTCTTATCAGGATAAATCGTCCGATGTCTTGTTTCTAGATATTTGTACTTTGAATCTATTTGCTGTGAAACATATCATCGAATAACATTTGCTCCACCTCTTTAGTGTGTTCACGTTCagtgttttttatgttctgtaGCTGTGGACAGCGTTCTGAAGAGGATGACCATCATTGGCGTTATTTTATCCTTCCGCTCTCTTGCACAGGAAGCTTTGAGAGATGTAAgactcacacacatacacacacacacacacacacacacacacacacacacagaccttTAAACCCACGGTGGCGATGTGAGACAAATACAGATAATCCGGATCTTTCTTCCTTTCAGGTGTTGTCTTGCCACATTCCTTTCCTGGTCAGTTCGGTGGAGGATTTCAAGGACCACATCCCCCGAGAGACAGACATGAAGGTCGAACACACTGACACTCAAAGTAACACCAtcatgtcttcctcctctcatGCTGATGCGAATTAATGTTTCCCGTCGCCAGGTGGCCATGAATGTCTACGAGCTCTCCTCGGCTGCTGGTTTACCCTGCGAGATTGACCCAGCCCTGGTGGTGGCGCTGTCCTCCCAGAAGAGTGGTAAGTTGGAAACACACTCGACATGTCAGCACAAGCCTGTTTTCTAACAACATGGTTTGGTTGGTGCTTGGCAGAGAACATCAGTCCAGAGGAGGAGTATAAAATCGCCTGTCTGCTGATGGTGTTTGTGGCTGTTTCCTTGCCGACCCTTGCTA containing:
- the nckap1 gene encoding nck-associated protein 1 isoform X1; amino-acid sequence: MSRGVMQPSQQKLAEKLTILNDRGIGMLTRVYNIKKQGQVWKACGDPKAKPSFLVDKNLESAVKFIVRKFPAVETRNNNQQLAQLQKEKSEILKNLALYYFTFVDVMEFKDHVCELLNTIDACQVFFDITVNFDLTKNYLELVVTYTTLMIILSRIEERKAIIGLYNYAHEMTHGASDREYPRLGQMIVDYENPLKKMMEEFVPHGKSLSDALISLQMVYPRRNLSADQWRNAQLLSLISAPSTMLNPAQSDTMPCEYLSLDAMEKWIVFGFILCHATLNSDAAALSLWKLALQSSTCLCLFRDEVFHIHKAAEDLFVNIRGYNKRINDIRECKEQALSHAGSMHRERRKFLRSALKELATVLADQPGLLGPKALFVFMALSFARDEIIWLLRHADNIQKKSTDDFIDKHIAELIFYMEELRAHVRKYGPVMQRYYVQYLSGFDAVVLNEMVQNLSVCPEDESIIMSSFVNTMTSLSVKQVEDGDVFDFRGMRLDWFRLQAYTSVSKASLGIADHKELGKMMNTIIFHTKMVDSLVEMLVETSDLSIFCFYSRAFEKMFQQCLELPSQSRHSICFPLLCAHFMSCTHELCPEERHHIGDRSLSLCNMFLDEMAKQARNLITDICTEQCTLSDQLLPKHCAKTISQAVNKKSKKATGKKGEPEREKPGVESMRKNRLMVTNLDKLHTALSELCFSINYVPNLVVWEHTFTPREYLTSHLEIRFTKSIVGMTMYNQATQEIAKPSELLTSVRAYMTVLQSIENYVTIDITRVFNNVLLQQTQHLDSHGEPTITSLYTNWYLETLLRQVSNGHIAYFPAMKAFVNLPTENELTFNAEEYSDISEMRSLSELLGPYGMKFLSESLMWHISSQVAELKKLVVENMEVLTQMRTSFDKPDHMAALFKKLTSVDSVLKRMTIIGVILSFRSLAQEALRDVLSCHIPFLVSSVEDFKDHIPRETDMKVAMNVYELSSAAGLPCEIDPALVVALSSQKSENISPEEEYKIACLLMVFVAVSLPTLASNVMSQYSPAIEGHCNNIHCLAKAINQIAAALFTIHKGSIEDRLKEFLALASSSLLKIGQETDKMTTRNRESVYLLLDMIVQESPFLTMDLLESCFPYVLLRNAYHAVYKQSISASA
- the nckap1 gene encoding nck-associated protein 1 isoform X2 codes for the protein MSRGVMQPSQQKLAEKLTILNDRGIGMLTRVYNIKKQGQVWKACGDPKAKPSFLVDKNLESAVKFIVRKFPAVETRNNNLAQLQKEKSEILKNLALYYFTFVDVMEFKDHVCELLNTIDACQVFFDITVNFDLTKNYLELVVTYTTLMIILSRIEERKAIIGLYNYAHEMTHGASDREYPRLGQMIVDYENPLKKMMEEFVPHGKSLSDALISLQMVYPRRNLSADQWRNAQLLSLISAPSTMLNPAQSDTMPCEYLSLDAMEKWIVFGFILCHATLNSDAAALSLWKLALQSSTCLCLFRDEVFHIHKAAEDLFVNIRGYNKRINDIRECKEQALSHAGSMHRERRKFLRSALKELATVLADQPGLLGPKALFVFMALSFARDEIIWLLRHADNIQKKSTDDFIDKHIAELIFYMEELRAHVRKYGPVMQRYYVQYLSGFDAVVLNEMVQNLSVCPEDESIIMSSFVNTMTSLSVKQVEDGDVFDFRGMRLDWFRLQAYTSVSKASLGIADHKELGKMMNTIIFHTKMVDSLVEMLVETSDLSIFCFYSRAFEKMFQQCLELPSQSRHSICFPLLCAHFMSCTHELCPEERHHIGDRSLSLCNMFLDEMAKQARNLITDICTEQCTLSDQLLPKHCAKTISQAVNKKSKKATGKKGEPEREKPGVESMRKNRLMVTNLDKLHTALSELCFSINYVPNLVVWEHTFTPREYLTSHLEIRFTKSIVGMTMYNQATQEIAKPSELLTSVRAYMTVLQSIENYVTIDITRVFNNVLLQQTQHLDSHGEPTITSLYTNWYLETLLRQVSNGHIAYFPAMKAFVNLPTENELTFNAEEYSDISEMRSLSELLGPYGMKFLSESLMWHISSQVAELKKLVVENMEVLTQMRTSFDKPDHMAALFKKLTSVDSVLKRMTIIGVILSFRSLAQEALRDVLSCHIPFLVSSVEDFKDHIPRETDMKVAMNVYELSSAAGLPCEIDPALVVALSSQKSENISPEEEYKIACLLMVFVAVSLPTLASNVMSQYSPAIEGHCNNIHCLAKAINQIAAALFTIHKGSIEDRLKEFLALASSSLLKIGQETDKMTTRNRESVYLLLDMIVQESPFLTMDLLESCFPYVLLRNAYHAVYKQSISASA
- the nckap1 gene encoding nck-associated protein 1 isoform X3; translation: MSRGVMQPSQQKLAEKLTILNDRGIGMLTRVYNIKKACGDPKAKPSFLVDKNLESAVKFIVRKFPAVETRNNNQQLAQLQKEKSEILKNLALYYFTFVDVMEFKDHVCELLNTIDACQVFFDITVNFDLTKNYLELVVTYTTLMIILSRIEERKAIIGLYNYAHEMTHGASDREYPRLGQMIVDYENPLKKMMEEFVPHGKSLSDALISLQMVYPRRNLSADQWRNAQLLSLISAPSTMLNPAQSDTMPCEYLSLDAMEKWIVFGFILCHATLNSDAAALSLWKLALQSSTCLCLFRDEVFHIHKAAEDLFVNIRGYNKRINDIRECKEQALSHAGSMHRERRKFLRSALKELATVLADQPGLLGPKALFVFMALSFARDEIIWLLRHADNIQKKSTDDFIDKHIAELIFYMEELRAHVRKYGPVMQRYYVQYLSGFDAVVLNEMVQNLSVCPEDESIIMSSFVNTMTSLSVKQVEDGDVFDFRGMRLDWFRLQAYTSVSKASLGIADHKELGKMMNTIIFHTKMVDSLVEMLVETSDLSIFCFYSRAFEKMFQQCLELPSQSRHSICFPLLCAHFMSCTHELCPEERHHIGDRSLSLCNMFLDEMAKQARNLITDICTEQCTLSDQLLPKHCAKTISQAVNKKSKKATGKKGEPEREKPGVESMRKNRLMVTNLDKLHTALSELCFSINYVPNLVVWEHTFTPREYLTSHLEIRFTKSIVGMTMYNQATQEIAKPSELLTSVRAYMTVLQSIENYVTIDITRVFNNVLLQQTQHLDSHGEPTITSLYTNWYLETLLRQVSNGHIAYFPAMKAFVNLPTENELTFNAEEYSDISEMRSLSELLGPYGMKFLSESLMWHISSQVAELKKLVVENMEVLTQMRTSFDKPDHMAALFKKLTSVDSVLKRMTIIGVILSFRSLAQEALRDVLSCHIPFLVSSVEDFKDHIPRETDMKVAMNVYELSSAAGLPCEIDPALVVALSSQKSENISPEEEYKIACLLMVFVAVSLPTLASNVMSQYSPAIEGHCNNIHCLAKAINQIAAALFTIHKGSIEDRLKEFLALASSSLLKIGQETDKMTTRNRESVYLLLDMIVQESPFLTMDLLESCFPYVLLRNAYHAVYKQSISASA
- the nckap1 gene encoding nck-associated protein 1 isoform X4 gives rise to the protein MSRGVMQPSQQKLAEKLTILNDRGIGMLTRVYNIKKACGDPKAKPSFLVDKNLESAVKFIVRKFPAVETRNNNLAQLQKEKSEILKNLALYYFTFVDVMEFKDHVCELLNTIDACQVFFDITVNFDLTKNYLELVVTYTTLMIILSRIEERKAIIGLYNYAHEMTHGASDREYPRLGQMIVDYENPLKKMMEEFVPHGKSLSDALISLQMVYPRRNLSADQWRNAQLLSLISAPSTMLNPAQSDTMPCEYLSLDAMEKWIVFGFILCHATLNSDAAALSLWKLALQSSTCLCLFRDEVFHIHKAAEDLFVNIRGYNKRINDIRECKEQALSHAGSMHRERRKFLRSALKELATVLADQPGLLGPKALFVFMALSFARDEIIWLLRHADNIQKKSTDDFIDKHIAELIFYMEELRAHVRKYGPVMQRYYVQYLSGFDAVVLNEMVQNLSVCPEDESIIMSSFVNTMTSLSVKQVEDGDVFDFRGMRLDWFRLQAYTSVSKASLGIADHKELGKMMNTIIFHTKMVDSLVEMLVETSDLSIFCFYSRAFEKMFQQCLELPSQSRHSICFPLLCAHFMSCTHELCPEERHHIGDRSLSLCNMFLDEMAKQARNLITDICTEQCTLSDQLLPKHCAKTISQAVNKKSKKATGKKGEPEREKPGVESMRKNRLMVTNLDKLHTALSELCFSINYVPNLVVWEHTFTPREYLTSHLEIRFTKSIVGMTMYNQATQEIAKPSELLTSVRAYMTVLQSIENYVTIDITRVFNNVLLQQTQHLDSHGEPTITSLYTNWYLETLLRQVSNGHIAYFPAMKAFVNLPTENELTFNAEEYSDISEMRSLSELLGPYGMKFLSESLMWHISSQVAELKKLVVENMEVLTQMRTSFDKPDHMAALFKKLTSVDSVLKRMTIIGVILSFRSLAQEALRDVLSCHIPFLVSSVEDFKDHIPRETDMKVAMNVYELSSAAGLPCEIDPALVVALSSQKSENISPEEEYKIACLLMVFVAVSLPTLASNVMSQYSPAIEGHCNNIHCLAKAINQIAAALFTIHKGSIEDRLKEFLALASSSLLKIGQETDKMTTRNRESVYLLLDMIVQESPFLTMDLLESCFPYVLLRNAYHAVYKQSISASA